The stretch of DNA ATTTAGGCTCAATTTCGGTGGGACAAGTAATTGATTTTGTGCTTACGAATCAGTCAAACAAATCGATAAAAGGAAAAATCTTCGGAATCAATAAATCTTTTTCTAACGAAAGTAAAACAGTTGCGGTTCACGCCAAAATTGAATCGGAAGATGCAAAAGGACTCATTCCGGGAATGTATGTTTCTGCAAACATCAACATTACCAATACTACGGTTCCGGCTTTGCCAAAAGATGCTGTTGTTCGAAATGCCGATAAGTTTTTTGTATTTGTTCAGGAAGATGGACATGCAGAAAAACACGAAGAAAAGAAAGAGGAAAAAGGAACAGCTCATGAAAAGGAAATTCATTTTAAAGCCATTGAAGTGATTCCGGGAACAACAGATTTAGGTTTTACCGAAGTTAAGTTTATTGATAAAATTTATCCTGATGTTAAAGTTGTAACTAAAGGTGCTTTTTATTTGATATCGGCGTTGAAAGGCGGCGGAGAGCATGAGCATTGATTTTTTTTAAGAGGCTAAGTTGCTAAGATACTGAGGCTCTAAGTTTTTTTTAGCTCGATAATTAATTGAATAGCCCCTAGCTTTAGCTAGGGGTAATGAATAAAGGGAGTAAAAAGGCTTTAGCCAAAAATGTAGATTTCGGCTAAAGCCTTTCAAATTGATTTGATGAAATCTCCAGCTAAAGCTGGAGGCAATTCAGTTATAGTTTTGAAATCAGAAGAAACTTAAAAAACTTTGCTCCCTAAGCCTCGGGCTTGCGACTTTGTGAGATTAAAACAAGTTTTACTTACAGAAAATTGGCATAAAATGATTAAATTTAGAATCTATTTAGACAAAGTTTGAACTTGCAACTTCAAACAAATAAAACTTGACACTTATTTTATGGAACATACACATATAAAAGAAAAAATAATAAAAAAGAAAACCAAACAATCCAGTTGCTGTTGCTCACACGATGAGCCCGTACACAATGATAATGACGGACATGATCACGGACACGACCATGAACATAATGCTGGTGGCGGTTTGTTTACAATGTTTTTGCCAGCTATAATCTCATTTATTTTATTGCTTATTGGGATTGGATTCGATAATTATTTTCCGCAAACCTGGTTTTCAGGTTACGTTAGAATTGTTTGGTACGTTATTGCTTATTTGCCGGTTGGACTTCCGGTTCTCAAAGAAGCTTACGAAAGCATTATAAAAGGCGATATTTATTCCGAATTTTTCCTGATGTGCATTGCTACAATCGGTGCGTTTGCTATTGGTCAATATCCTGAGGGAGTTGCTGTAATGTTGTTTTATACTATTGGAGAAAACTTTCAAGGATTGGCGGTTAGCAGGGCAAAATCAAACATTAAAAGCTTATTAGATCAAAGACCAGATGAGGTTAATATTATAGAAAATAATGTTGTTACAAAAATTAAAGCCGCTGACGCCAAAATAGGATCGATTATTCAGCTTAAAGCAGGAGAAAAACTAGGTTTAGACGGCGAATTATTGTCAGATACTGCTTCGTTTAATACTGCAGCACTTACAGGAGAAAGTAAACCTGATACTAAAGTAAAAGGTGACGTTGTTTTGGCGGGAATGATTAATAGCAACACAATTGCATTAGTAAAAGTTACGACGGCATACAATGACAGTAAGCTTTCTAAGATCCTGGAAATGGTACAAAATGCCACAACTAAAAAAGCTCCGGCGGAATTGTTTATTCGAAAATTTGCCAAAATTTATACTCCAATTGTAGTTTATCTGGCGATTGCGATTTGCTTGCTGCCAATGCTTTTTGTTGATAATTATGTATTTAGCGATTGGTTGTACAGAGCTTTGGTTTTCCTTGTAATTTCATGTCCTTGTGCTTTGGTGATTAGTATTCCGCTTGGATATTTTGGCGGAATTGGCGCTGCGAGTAAAAACGGAATTCTGTTTAAAGGAAGTAATTTTTTGGACAGTATTTCCACCATTCAGAATGTTGTTATGGATAAAACCGGAACAATGACCGAAGGTGTTTTTAAAGTTCAGGAAGTGATTATTCAAGACAATTTTGATAAAGAAGAAATTCTGAAACTGGTAAATGCGCTCGAAAGTCAAAGTACACATCCGGTGGCAACAGCGATTCACAATCATGTGGGACCAATTGATGCTTTGATAAAACTGAAAAACGTAGAAGAAATCTCAGGACATGGATTAAAAGCTGAAATTAACGGAAAAGAATTGCATGTAGGGAATTTCAAACTAATGGATAAATTCAATATTGCTTATGATGTTGATCCAAATGCGGTTGTGTACACCACAATTGCCATTGCTTATGATAAAAAATTTGCAGGATATCTGACTATTGCCGACGAAATTAAAGCTGATGCTCAGGAAACGGTAAATAAACTAAAAGCATTAAATGTTAAAGTAACGATGTTAAGCGGCGATAAAACCAATGTAGTACAATTTGTTGCCAATAAACTAGGAATTTCAAAAGCTTTTGGAGATTTATTGCCAGAAGATAAAGTTAATAAGATAAACGAGATTAAAGCCAAAAATGAAACCGTTGCTTTTGTTGGCGATGGTGTAAATGATGCTCCGGTTATAGCTTTAAGTACTGTTGGGATTGCGATGGGAGGTTTAGGAAGTGACGCCACGATAGAAACTGCTGATATTGTAATTCAGGACGATAAACCGGGTAAAATACCAATGGCGATAAACATTGGTAAACAAACTAAAAAAATTGTCTGGCAGAATATCACAATGGCTTTTGTTGTAAAAGCTTTTGTATTGATTCTTGGTGCGGGCGGACTCGCAACAATGTGGGAAGCAGTTTTTGCCGATGTTGGAGTAGCATTGTTAGCGATACTAAACGCGGTAAGGATTCAGAAAATGAAGTTTTAATTTCAATACATAAAAAAAAAGCCGTTTCAGAACTAAAATTTGAAACGGCTTTTTTACTCTTCTTAATTCAAAAATCAGTCTTGAAAATGTTTCAATTTTTAGAAGTAATGAAAGTGTATTTTAATTATTGTCTGGAATAACAACAGAGGTATAAAGACTATAAATTTTCCATCCTAAAGACTGATAAAATAATTTACCTTCTTCAGTTGCAACTAAAAAATTATTGTGAATGCCATTTGCTAACGCAATCTTTTCAAGTTCTTTCATCAGGAAAGAAGCAAGACCCATTCTTTTATGATGAGGTTCAGTTGAAATTCTATCGTAAATTGCTAAGTCATCAACAAGAACAATACGTCCTGTTGAGGCTAATTGACCGTCTTTAGTAACAATTCGAACAAGAAAAGTAGAATTGTATTGCTCAAATTCTAAGGTATACTTATTATCTAAACTACGGTTTGGAATATTCATTTGATGAAAACAAGTCATCATATAACCCTGCGGCTGAACTATCCATTTTTTAGATACTCTGCTTTTTAATTCATCAGGAGAAGCGCAAACTTTTAAAAAAATCCCGGGTTGATTTATAGATTCTGATAATTCAACAAGATCATCATTAAGGTGCGTAAAAACATAACGTCTTTTTTGATTTTCGTAACCAACTTCGACCATAAGTCCTGATTTGTATTTTACAGGTAAAGGTAATTTTCTGGATAATGACCAAGCTGTAAGCCATTTCTCTACAGTACTAAAAGGAATATTTTTTTGAATCATTGAGTTTGAGAAGTTAGAAATATTATTCAAAATTTAGTTCAATTTTAGTTCCCTTGTTTTCTATTCGAACTTTAATTTTATTGCTTTCAGATGGAGTTTGAGTCGGATACCAGTTTCGATTTGGTCTTACCAAAATCAGTAAACCTTCGTGATCTCCAATCGCAGCAAAAAGGTCGTTGTTGACATTTTCATTAAAGAACTCCAATCCATGTTTTGCTATCAGTTGTTTTCCTAATTCTAAAGAATTTTCGTTAACAATCCCGATCTCACAAATATTCAAAATTGATTTAGAACTAAAAGCTTCGTTTTGAGCATTGTTGAGTTCGTGTCTGGCAATGAACTCGAGTAAATTTCCGTTGTTGTCAAAGAAATAAATCGCATGAGCATTCCAGTTTTCAAAATTAGTAATCACATTTTGATCTTTGAGTACAATTAAATCGACCTTATTTTTAGTCCATTGAATTGCTTCGTCCAGTTTATTTTCGGGAATATTAAAAGCAAAATGATAAGCAGACTCAAACTGAGGATTTTCAATAAATTCTAAAATAGAATTTCCTGCCTGAATCGCGATTGATTTTGCATTATTTTCTATAATTGAAAGACCTAGTATATTTTGATAAAATGCGGCTGTTTTTTGCAGGTCTTTGGTCTGAATTTGAATGTGTTCCAGTTTCATAATAGAGGTGTTTTTATAAAGATGCAAAGACTTCTTTTTGTTTCACACAAATTTAAAAAATATCAACAGTATTATGATTAATTAGCGATTTTATACTTCAATAAACGAATAGGAAATTATTATGGAAAAGTAGTGTTTTCTTAGAGAAATTATCGCTTTAATAAACGAAAAAAGCCTACCTCAAACAAATGAAACAGGCTAGAGGACAAGCTTAATTGCAATTAAGAAATTTGCAATGAACTGCAATATTCTTTTATGATTTGTCTGACGCGTCTAAATTCTTCTAAAATTTCCTCTTCTGTTCCTGTTGCTTTAGCAGGATCCGGAAAATTCTCATGCAGTTTTTTAGCCTTTGTTGGAAAAAATGGGCATCGTTCTTTAGCATTGTCACAAACAGTAATTATAAGATCAAAATCAATGTTTTGATATTCATCAACATGATTTGAGGTGTGATTTGAAATATCAATTCCATCTTCCTTCATAGTTGCAATCGCTCTTGGGTTTACTCCGTGCGTTTCGACTCCAGCGCTGTAAATTTCGGCTTTGTCATCAAAATAATGTCTTAAATAAGCTTCGGCGATTTGACTTCTGCAGCTATTACCAGTGCAAAGTACCAGAATTTTCTTTTTCATATTTTTAAACGAATAACCAAATGATATTGATGATGCAAAACTTTGGATCAAAGCCAAAAATAAGCTGCAATGCAATAACAGATGTTGTGATAATAATAGGTTTTTTATGTTTTATAATTTTTTCCATCCTGATTAACAACAACCCGAATTTGGTGAACAGGAATTTGCTGAGTCGGTATGAAGCTGGGTTAAGCTTATTTTCTGCTTTTGGGTTGGAACGCCGCATGCATCTTGTGCCAGACAAGCAGTAGTTTTACTTTTCAGAATAAAATTTTTACCATTAAACTCTAAATCATATCTGCCAATAGTTTCACTTTGATATTCGACTTCAATATTCTGGTCCTCAATATTTAGTTTTTCTTCAGAGAGATTAATGATGTGCAAAAGTTTAGCCGGTTTCAGGCGATGTTCGTAATCATTTGCATTCCAAAGCTGAAAGTTCACTGTTTTTTCATGACGAATTACACCGCCACAATCAATAAAATCTTTAGTAACCATTCCAATCTCCGTAACGTGGAAATGTTCAGGAACAAAAGTTCCATTTTCCAACTGAAATTCTACGTTTTCAAGCGTCGGAAGTATGTTTTTAATGTCTGATAGTTTCATTGTTTTTATTTTATAGTTATAATGCAATATTGCGATATAGGTAATTAAAAAAATGCCTTAGCAACATTTTTGATCTTTTGTGACAGCAATGATATTCGAAAAATAAGTTTTTAGAGTATCAAAAGTTTCTTCGTTGATACAATAGCAAATTGCATTTCCCTCAATATTTCCTTTGATAAGTCCTGCGTTTTTAAGTTCTTTAAGGTGTTGAGAAACGGTAGGTTGCGCCAGCGGTAATTCATTTACAATATCACCGCAAATACATTCGTTGACTTTCAAAAGATATTCAATAATAGCAATTCTTGCAGGATGTCCTAACGCTTTGGCAATAGTTGCTATTTGATTTTGACTATCTGTGAAATGTTCTGTTTTAGTTGCTCCCATTGTATTGTATTTTTATATTGCAATATTACGATATAGTTTTTAAACGGGAAAGTATATTGACCTTTTTTTTGATGTAATAAAAAAAGCTTATAAGTGACGCAGGTTAGTTAAGTGTAATACAGAGTTTTTACAGAAACTTATATCACTTATATGGTAAAAAAATCCTCAATAATTAAAAATTTTCTTTTTAACTATTGGTAAATTAATTTTAATTTGTATCATTGTAGTATAGAATAGTATAATAATAAAAAATTTATGTAATGAAGCAGTATTCGTTCCTGTTAAAACATTTGCTTTTATCTGTTTTAATAATGGCTATTTTTTGCAATTCGGCGCAAGCCCAAAAAAGTATTAAAATGATTTTTGGGAAAAACGGAATCATAATGTATGATGCAAAACAAAAAACAATTGCGGTAAGCCAATCCGGAAAAACTATTTTTTCAGGTGCAAAAGCTTTAGCTGTTGTAAATGGTAAAACGATCTCCGTTAGTGATTATTCAGAAGCTGTTTTATCAAAAGAAACGCTAAATGATAATTTAGGAAAAGGAACAAAATATACGCTTACTTATACCAATAAAAACAATCCAACCCTAATCCAAAACTTTTATACTTATAACAATCAGTCCTACTTTATAACTCAAATAGAAATTTTAGGTATCGGTCAGCAAATCGCAACCAATTATATTTCGCCATTAGATTTAGGGAAAATTACTTTTGATAAAATAGAAAATCTGCATACCGTTTTTGTTCCTTATGATAATGATGCTTTTATCAGTTATAATTCAAAAAAGTTAGATACAATTTCTCATAATACAAGTGCCGAAGTTGGAATTACATTTAATAATACTTCCAGAAATGGTTTTATAATAGGTTCTCTAGAACACACGGTTTGGAAAAGTGCTGTAAAAACAAGCAATAAAAAACCGACAGCTTTATTTTCTGTATGGGCAGGATATTCTGAAAAAGAAACCACACGCGACAGCATCGCACACGGAATAGTAAAAGGCAATAAAGTTTTGTCTCCAAAATTCTTCGTGGGTTATTATTCAGATTGGCGAAATGGTATGGAAGAATATGCTAAAACTAATCGCATTGTAGAAAAGCCTTATGTTTTTGAATGGAACAAACCAACTCCGGTAGGATGGAACAGCTGGGGCGTTTTGATGGATAAAATTAATTTTGATAATACTACAAAGGTTGCAGACTTTTTTGCCAACTCAATTCCGCAGTTTAGAGTAGGCAATACGGCTTATATTGATTTGGATTCTTTTTGGGATAATATGGTAAAAGGCGGTTTTACGGGAGATTTCAGTAAACTGAAAGAATTCGCAGATTATTGTAAAAGCAAAGGTTTAGAACCGGGAGCTTATTGGGCGCCTTTTACAGATTGGGGATGGAAAGACGGACCAAACCGCAAAGCCGAAGGAAGTGATTATACTTTTGGAGAAATGTGGACCAAAACCGGAAATACTTATTTTGATTTTGACGGTGCCAGAGCGATTGACCCAACACATCCAGGAACATTAAAACGTGTTGATTATGTAATTAACAAACTAAAAGCGTGCGGTTTTAAAATGATTAAAATTGACTTTTTAGGTCACGCTGCCGCAGAATCGACTTCGTTTTACGATAAAAATGTTACTACCGGAATGCAGGCTTACAAAGTGGGAATGGAACATTTGGTAAATGCATTAAACGGGCAAATGCTTATTTATGCAGCTATTTCGCCAAATATGGCAACATCTCGTTATGCCCACGTTCGTCGTATTGCGTGCGATGCCTGGAAAACAATCGAGCATACCCAATATACGCTTAATAGTGTAAATTATGGCTGGTGGCAGACCTATTCGTATGATTATATTGATGCAGATCATGTGGTTTTTGCAGACGTAACAGAAGGTGAGAACCGCGCCAGATTAATCTCGGCAGTCATTACAGGAACTTTAATAACCGGAGACGATTATAGTAAAGACGGAATTTGGAGCGTGCGTGCAAAAGAATGGCTTCAGAATAAAGAACTGCTTAAAATTGTTTCACATGGTGTGGCTTTCCATCCCGTAGAAGGAAATACAGGAAAACAGACCACAGAAGTTTTCGAACAAAAAATAGGAAACGATTGGTATATAGCAGTTTTAAATTATGGCAATGCAAGTAAAAATTATGCGCTTCCTTTAGAAAGATTAGGCGTGAAAAACGGTAATTATAAACTGCAAGATCTTCTTTTTACGACTCAAAATACTGAAGTAAAAAACAACACGATAAATGTAAGTCTTGGTGCCAAAGATGCCCGTTTGTACAAAATCATAAATCGTTAATTGAATGTATATGAAAAAACATTTTTTTAAGAAAACGATTCTGGTTTTGGCATTGTTTATATTATCGTCAAATATAGTTCATGCTAAGGTATCATTGCCCTCGTTCTTTACAGATAATATGGTATTGCAGCAAAAAAGTGCAGTTCCGTTTTGGGGAGAAAGCAATAAGAAATCAGTATTGGTTACAGCTTCTTGGGATAAAAAGACATATAAAACCAATGTGGTAAACGGCAAATGGAATGTGGTTTTAAAAACGCCTGTTTATGGTGGACCTTATTCTATTACTATAAATGATGGAGATTTAAAAACGCTGCAAAATATTTTAATTGGAGAAGTTTGGCTGTGTTCCGGACAGAGTAATATGGAAATGCCTCTTGAAGGATGGGGAAAAATAAACAATTATAAAGAAGAAATTGCAAACGCAGATTATCCTCAAATACGATTATTGCAAGCCGAACATATCGAAAGCACTTTACCGCTAAACACATTAAAAGTACAGCACGACGGATGGAATGTGTGCAGTCCAAAAAACATTGCCGATTTTAGCGCAACAGCTTATTTTTTTGCCAGAAAGATTTACAAAGAGAAAAAGATTCCGATAGGATTAATTCATTCTTCTTGGGGAGGAACACTTATAGAAGCCTGGACAAGTTCTGGAGCGTTAAGCACAATTCATGATTTTGATACCGAAATCGAAGCAATGAAATCTGAAACGAACAGAGAAGCTTTACAGCAAAAATACAATGTTGATTTGGCAGTTTGGGAAAAGAATTTGACAACTTCGGATAAAGGATTTGCGGAAGGAAAAGCAATTTGGTTAGCAGAAAACTTTGATGATGCATCCTGGAAAACCATGAAACTGCCTTCTTTTTTTGACAGCAACGGATTAGCCAATTTTGATGGCGTAATCTGGTTTAGAAAAAAGTTTACCATTCAGGATAATAATGTAGACTTTAGTCTAAGTTATTATGCAGATGATGATGATATACTTTGGATTAATGGAAATTATGTTGGCGAAACAAAAGGCTATAATGTAGAACGTCATTACATAATTCCGGCTAAGTTTCTGAAAAAAGGAGAAAACACAATCACAATCAGAGTTTTTGACGGAGCAGGAAATGGGGGAGTTTACGCCGATGAAAAAATCACTTTAAAATCTGAAAAAGAAACTATTTCATTAGCCGGAGACTGGAAATATAATATTGGTGTCGACAGTAAAGATTTACCTGCAAAACCATATTTAGCACAAGGACAAAACCTACCAAGTGCAATTTATAATGCCATGATTGCGCCTTTGTTAGATTATAAAATAAAAGGAGTAATCTGGTATCAGGGAGAAAGCAATGCCGAAAGAGCTTTTCAATATCAAAAATTATTACCGCTGCTGATAAACGACTGGAGAGCTAAATTTAAAGACAAAAATCTTCCGTTTTTATTTGTTCAGCTGGCTAATTACAAACAGCAAAAACAGCAGCCTGGAGATTCAGATTGGGCAGAGTTAAGAGAAGCACAATTTATGGCTTTGAAACTGCCAAATACAGGAATGGCTGTAACAACTGATATTGGAAATGGAGAAGACATTCACCCAAAAAATAAACAAGATGTAGGAGGGCGTTTGGCAAATATTGCTTTGGCAAAAGTTTACAATATCAAAATTGAGTATTCGGGACCACTTTATAAATCGTATACCGTTAAAGCAAATGTGATTACGGTAGA from uncultured Flavobacterium sp. encodes:
- a CDS encoding heavy metal translocating P-type ATPase, which codes for MEHTHIKEKIIKKKTKQSSCCCSHDEPVHNDNDGHDHGHDHEHNAGGGLFTMFLPAIISFILLLIGIGFDNYFPQTWFSGYVRIVWYVIAYLPVGLPVLKEAYESIIKGDIYSEFFLMCIATIGAFAIGQYPEGVAVMLFYTIGENFQGLAVSRAKSNIKSLLDQRPDEVNIIENNVVTKIKAADAKIGSIIQLKAGEKLGLDGELLSDTASFNTAALTGESKPDTKVKGDVVLAGMINSNTIALVKVTTAYNDSKLSKILEMVQNATTKKAPAELFIRKFAKIYTPIVVYLAIAICLLPMLFVDNYVFSDWLYRALVFLVISCPCALVISIPLGYFGGIGAASKNGILFKGSNFLDSISTIQNVVMDKTGTMTEGVFKVQEVIIQDNFDKEEILKLVNALESQSTHPVATAIHNHVGPIDALIKLKNVEEISGHGLKAEINGKELHVGNFKLMDKFNIAYDVDPNAVVYTTIAIAYDKKFAGYLTIADEIKADAQETVNKLKALNVKVTMLSGDKTNVVQFVANKLGISKAFGDLLPEDKVNKINEIKAKNETVAFVGDGVNDAPVIALSTVGIAMGGLGSDATIETADIVIQDDKPGKIPMAINIGKQTKKIVWQNITMAFVVKAFVLILGAGGLATMWEAVFADVGVALLAILNAVRIQKMKF
- a CDS encoding alpha-galactosidase produces the protein MKQYSFLLKHLLLSVLIMAIFCNSAQAQKSIKMIFGKNGIIMYDAKQKTIAVSQSGKTIFSGAKALAVVNGKTISVSDYSEAVLSKETLNDNLGKGTKYTLTYTNKNNPTLIQNFYTYNNQSYFITQIEILGIGQQIATNYISPLDLGKITFDKIENLHTVFVPYDNDAFISYNSKKLDTISHNTSAEVGITFNNTSRNGFIIGSLEHTVWKSAVKTSNKKPTALFSVWAGYSEKETTRDSIAHGIVKGNKVLSPKFFVGYYSDWRNGMEEYAKTNRIVEKPYVFEWNKPTPVGWNSWGVLMDKINFDNTTKVADFFANSIPQFRVGNTAYIDLDSFWDNMVKGGFTGDFSKLKEFADYCKSKGLEPGAYWAPFTDWGWKDGPNRKAEGSDYTFGEMWTKTGNTYFDFDGARAIDPTHPGTLKRVDYVINKLKACGFKMIKIDFLGHAAAESTSFYDKNVTTGMQAYKVGMEHLVNALNGQMLIYAAISPNMATSRYAHVRRIACDAWKTIEHTQYTLNSVNYGWWQTYSYDYIDADHVVFADVTEGENRARLISAVITGTLITGDDYSKDGIWSVRAKEWLQNKELLKIVSHGVAFHPVEGNTGKQTTEVFEQKIGNDWYIAVLNYGNASKNYALPLERLGVKNGNYKLQDLLFTTQNTEVKNNTINVSLGAKDARLYKIINR
- a CDS encoding DUF6428 family protein, which translates into the protein MKLSDIKNILPTLENVEFQLENGTFVPEHFHVTEIGMVTKDFIDCGGVIRHEKTVNFQLWNANDYEHRLKPAKLLHIINLSEEKLNIEDQNIEVEYQSETIGRYDLEFNGKNFILKSKTTACLAQDACGVPTQKQKISLTQLHTDSANSCSPNSGCC
- a CDS encoding GNAT family N-acetyltransferase; translation: MNNISNFSNSMIQKNIPFSTVEKWLTAWSLSRKLPLPVKYKSGLMVEVGYENQKRRYVFTHLNDDLVELSESINQPGIFLKVCASPDELKSRVSKKWIVQPQGYMMTCFHQMNIPNRSLDNKYTLEFEQYNSTFLVRIVTKDGQLASTGRIVLVDDLAIYDRISTEPHHKRMGLASFLMKELEKIALANGIHNNFLVATEEGKLFYQSLGWKIYSLYTSVVIPDNN
- a CDS encoding VOC family protein, which codes for MKLEHIQIQTKDLQKTAAFYQNILGLSIIENNAKSIAIQAGNSILEFIENPQFESAYHFAFNIPENKLDEAIQWTKNKVDLIVLKDQNVITNFENWNAHAIYFFDNNGNLLEFIARHELNNAQNEAFSSKSILNICEIGIVNENSLELGKQLIAKHGLEFFNENVNNDLFAAIGDHEGLLILVRPNRNWYPTQTPSESNKIKVRIENKGTKIELNFE
- a CDS encoding sialate O-acetylesterase gives rise to the protein MKKHFFKKTILVLALFILSSNIVHAKVSLPSFFTDNMVLQQKSAVPFWGESNKKSVLVTASWDKKTYKTNVVNGKWNVVLKTPVYGGPYSITINDGDLKTLQNILIGEVWLCSGQSNMEMPLEGWGKINNYKEEIANADYPQIRLLQAEHIESTLPLNTLKVQHDGWNVCSPKNIADFSATAYFFARKIYKEKKIPIGLIHSSWGGTLIEAWTSSGALSTIHDFDTEIEAMKSETNREALQQKYNVDLAVWEKNLTTSDKGFAEGKAIWLAENFDDASWKTMKLPSFFDSNGLANFDGVIWFRKKFTIQDNNVDFSLSYYADDDDILWINGNYVGETKGYNVERHYIIPAKFLKKGENTITIRVFDGAGNGGVYADEKITLKSEKETISLAGDWKYNIGVDSKDLPAKPYLAQGQNLPSAIYNAMIAPLLDYKIKGVIWYQGESNAERAFQYQKLLPLLINDWRAKFKDKNLPFLFVQLANYKQQKQQPGDSDWAELREAQFMALKLPNTGMAVTTDIGNGEDIHPKNKQDVGGRLANIALAKVYNIKIEYSGPLYKSYTVKANVITVDFDFNENIKAKDNDLKGFSIAGADQKFHWAEAKIINGKVEVYAQDVPNPVSVRYNWADNPNGNLTNASGLPASSFRTDSWAGITQKKK
- a CDS encoding arsenate reductase ArsC; the protein is MKKKILVLCTGNSCRSQIAEAYLRHYFDDKAEIYSAGVETHGVNPRAIATMKEDGIDISNHTSNHVDEYQNIDFDLIITVCDNAKERCPFFPTKAKKLHENFPDPAKATGTEEEILEEFRRVRQIIKEYCSSLQIS
- a CDS encoding metalloregulator ArsR/SmtB family transcription factor; amino-acid sequence: MGATKTEHFTDSQNQIATIAKALGHPARIAIIEYLLKVNECICGDIVNELPLAQPTVSQHLKELKNAGLIKGNIEGNAICYCINEETFDTLKTYFSNIIAVTKDQKCC